Proteins co-encoded in one Ruegeria sp. HKCCD4315 genomic window:
- a CDS encoding carbohydrate ABC transporter permease produces MKKRSLIPILYIAFLMLPIYWLVAMSFKTTNEILSGFSLFPQTFTLENYITIFTDPTWYWGYINSIIYVTINTVLSVCVALPAAYAFSRYRFLGDKQLFFWLLTNRMAPAAVFALPFFQLYSSIGLFDTHLAVALAHTLFNVPLAVWILEGFMRGIPKELDETAYVDGYSFPRFFVTIFLPNIKAGVGVAAFFCFMFSWVEMLLAKTLTAVEAKPIAAVMTRTASSAGYELGLLAAAGTLTIIPGAIVIWFVRNYIARGFAMGRV; encoded by the coding sequence ATGAAAAAGCGGTCCCTTATCCCGATCCTCTATATCGCGTTCCTGATGCTGCCGATCTATTGGCTGGTGGCGATGTCCTTTAAGACAACGAACGAGATCTTGTCGGGCTTTTCCCTGTTTCCCCAGACCTTTACACTGGAGAACTACATCACCATCTTCACCGATCCGACTTGGTATTGGGGCTATATCAACTCGATCATCTATGTGACGATTAACACGGTGCTGTCGGTCTGTGTGGCACTACCTGCGGCCTATGCGTTCTCGCGCTATCGGTTCCTGGGGGACAAGCAGCTGTTCTTCTGGCTGCTGACAAACCGGATGGCACCAGCTGCGGTGTTCGCGTTGCCGTTCTTCCAGCTTTATTCTTCGATCGGGTTGTTCGACACGCATCTGGCAGTGGCGCTGGCGCACACATTGTTCAACGTGCCGCTGGCGGTGTGGATTCTGGAGGGCTTCATGCGCGGCATCCCGAAAGAACTGGATGAAACAGCCTATGTCGACGGCTATTCCTTCCCGCGCTTTTTCGTGACGATCTTCCTGCCCAACATCAAAGCGGGCGTCGGCGTCGCAGCCTTCTTCTGCTTCATGTTCTCCTGGGTGGAAATGCTGCTGGCCAAAACCCTGACCGCAGTCGAAGCCAAACCCATCGCAGCCGTAATGACCCGCACCGCCTCAAGCGCGGGGTATGAGCTGGGTCTGCTGGCTGCAGCCGGGACGCTGACCATCATACCCGGTGCGATAGTCATCTGGTTTGTCCGCAACTACATCGCGCGCGGTTTCGCGATGGGCCGAGTGTGA